The DNA window ACCTTTTCAAAACGGTGCGTATAACAGTCTCGCTAAGCAACGTAAGCCCCTCTCTCTAATTACCAAATCGGCAGAACCAGAGCAGCAATAGCTGCGACAATGGAGGGATGGAAGACGAAGCAGAAGTCACCAGCTCTCACCCTCCAGCAGTTCATATCCACCACCGCCCCTCTCATCGACCTCGAAaaggttctctctctctataaccAATCAGTCATGTCGTTTTTTTTTCCCTGCTTTTGTTTAATATGCACTCCAATTGAATGTTAAGATGCCGCAAAGAAATGGAGTTTTATGGAACTAACATGCTTTGGCAGTCAGGAAGCTGAGATATCTGCTTCCATTACAACTGGGTCCTTCAGAAACTTGGACACTGCGCAGAAGAAGGGCTCCACCATTCTCAATTTGAAATGTGTTGATGCTCAGGTACCAAGTGTTGCATTTGCTTTCCACTTTTCTATGGCTTCCCAGTTACTGCTTTCGAGGTTTTTTCGACTGCTTGGAAAATCAGAGGCAACCcgaaaagagaaagagaaagagaaagcaatGCTTAGGCCTCGGTTTGTTTTGATAGAAGTAGCTTTTAGGAAAATGCTTTCCACAGTATGTTTTGCTTGCTTTGCTTTCACTTTTGGCTTCAATGGGCATAAGGGTTGTAAAAGGTTTTCTTCTCTAAACGCCAGAAAAAAATTAGAGCTGTCTTCTGGCTAAACAAACAGGGCTTTAGTTTTTTATACTACAATCGTTTACTTAAAGAGAAGATATGAAAATTTGTCTAGTGTTTATGTCAGTTGAGGCattcataaaacaaatttttagaAAGCATAAAACTTTCCAGGTGAAATTTCTTTACACAATTGAATGCATTCtgtcaaaacaaattttttttattggcaTGTGTAGCATAGAACAATAATAATGTCCTCCTAACTTGTTATGCCTTTGGTTTTGAGAATAGACAGGACTCATGGGGAAGAGTCTTCTTGAATTTCAATCCACCAAAGCAGATGTTCTTCCTCCCCACAAGGTGAGAAATCCATAATTCCCGCTTCTACGTGCTCAGTGAGTTTTATTGCAATGTTTGCTCATTGTACTATGTTGTATAATACCTTCAAGGCTAAATGTGGTTATTTTAACAAACATATTGAAGAAGTTCCCAGCTCCAAACTATACCGCAGTATCTCAAGTTTGTCctaataatttattttctcttctttcaatTTGCAGTTTAGCACCCATGATGTGGTTGTTCTAAAACCAAATAAGGCTGATTTGGGGGCCCCTGCTCTTGGACAAGGTGTGGTTTATCGGTTAAAGGTAATTCTATGCTGGGATGTTTGCATTTTTGGTCATCATATTTTATTTATCGAGGATCATGCTCTTGAGCTTACTTGTGCTGGTGGTTTGTTAACGTTTTGTGAACAGGACTCGTCAATCACTATTGCTTTTGATGATGTACCTGAAGATGGTTTAAATAGTCCTTTACGGTTAGAGAAACTAGGAAAtgaggtatgaaattgaaattctCAAATCTCAGATGTTGTTCTCCAAATTTCCTCAATTATGACATTGCTTAAGAGGCTGCAATTCAGTTAATCTGGTGATATGATTCTTAAAGCTTTCTCACCTGAAATCATATTAGTCATTGAAGTGgaatattatttaaaattttgtttctaTCATTAATATTGTTCTCAATGCGGCAACAATAGAAGTTTTTAATAGTAGATCGTCTATGCAGGCATTACTCAGTCTTCTATTTCTCATGCTGAAATATTAACTGCATCTTTTCAGGTGACATATCGTAGGATGAAGGATGCCATGATACAATTGAGCAAAGGTGTGCAGAAGGGCCCTGCATCTGATTTAATTCCTGTCTTATTTGGAGAGAGGACACCAACAGTGTCCAAGAAGGATGTCACATTCACTCCATTTAACAAAAACCTTGATCACTCTCAGGTCCTTAACCCTaatattttgaactttttctttgtttttcccttttcttctgAATCATAACGGTGTCACTCATGATGTGCCATTTCAAGTTAACATCACACATTCTATCAACGGTCTTCCTCTGAATCAGCAGTTTCAAAGAATGAAAGCACAGAAACATGCattcaacaaatacaaacacAGAATATGTAAATGCATGCATGTCTTTATCACTCTGTAATGTATGTGCACATAATGTAATCACCTACAGGTTTTCTGAAATTATGCATTTTCCTAGTGAtctaaagaaaaagaataaatagTTCATCAGATCATAAATAAATTACTCCATGTACGATCCCAAGGATATCATAACCTCTTCTAtctaatatcatttttttgtATAGTATTAACAATTACGGTTTTGAATTCCATAAAATTCTTAAGAATAAAACTGCTATTATGTGTCTAAATAATTCCACCCTTAGGTCTCCTCAGTGAGATTAGGCAAAATTTAGCTGACAAGTTATATTCTTTACTTCTAAATATTAGTTGACTGATATAGTACCATGcctattgttttgttttgtgtatcTATGCCCCTTTATTTTTATGAGCATCTAAGTCCAAAGTTTGCTTTTCATGCATATCTATTTCACGTTGTAATCCATGTTTCATTTCTCAGTAACTAAAGCACCTTCTACATTTCTTTTTTCATTCTAATTTTCATTCTCTTTTCTTTGCTCTACAGAGAGATGCCATTTCAAAGGCCCTGTCATCAAAGAATGTATTTTTGCTGCACGGACCTCCTGGCACGGGAAAGACCACAACCGTGGTGGAAATTATCTTGCAAGAAGTTAAACGTGGATCAAAGATTCTTGCATGTGCTGCTTCAAATATTGCTGTTGACAACATAGTTGAGCGACTTGCACGCCACAAGTATTTCACTGCCTTTATGTTTGAGGATTTCAACTTTTATttgatatttgaattttaactaTAACAAAGAAATATCAAGGTCCTGAATACAATTTCTTTGCTGGCCtcccaaaaaatttcaaattaaggAAGCTTATGTGTACATAAAGAACCCATTTTGATGTTGATATATGCATTTCATATCACCAGTTCGAGTATGTCCTATTGTGATTGCCAAATTTTAACCCCATTTTACACAATTTTAACCGAAAGTACAAAAATTTGAATACTTAGAGATCTACACATGGACCTCGATGGAGATTCTTCCTTGTTTGGGTTCAgtggttgtgtttgtgtttagTGGTTGAGTTTGATGGTGTTGAGTGAGTTGGGTACACTTACAAAGTTTCTAGGTAATTCAGATTGGTTTGGTAATGGGGGTAATTTGGGAATGCTTTGGGTGTACTCATGAGTTcttatactttttattttattttaaaagagaTGGATCAAGATATTAAAATGGGTGAACttatttgaaaaattaaaagttaggTGCCAAACAGAGGCATTACTTGAATGCCATATGCCAATTATGAATTTCTTTCTTCAGTAGACATTTTCGGATGGTTATTCAGGACTAGCTTGTTGACCATTGACTTAGTTGATTTATGACCCAAATTTATAGCTTGTATTGTTATTAAATAGACGTAATTACCTAAAAACaataattttgatattttcaacTAATTATCATCCTATCTGTTGCACTTGCAACCCATTGTGCCAAGTTCATCTGTTTAATTTATGATATCTGCTGTTAATTTAAGTTGGTCATAGTGATACCTTCTCATCTACTAATTTCGTTTCATCAAGTAGACAGTAGTTTAGTTGGTTTGGGGCTTCCTGCACTTTTACTACCTCGTTACTTATTTCTGCTTCTTTATTCAGAGTAAAGTTAGTGAGATTGGGGCATCCTGCACGTTTACTACCTCAAGTTCTGGACAGTGCACTAGATGCACAGGTATACGAATTCTTCAAATTCGtaaaacaaaaagagaattaATTCTTCTCTTTTTAATGGAAGATTTGACTTCTTATATAATTTTCTTCTCCGATTCTTCGTTTGAGCAAGCCATGGATACTTGTCTTTCTTTGGATCTCCTCTTAATACGTATAAATGTGTACACACACAAAATGATATAAAATATACCTCTACTGCCATCCTCGGTTGCAGATACTTTCTTTTCTGCTTCTATTATTACTGATAGTGTTAGCATGGATGTGTATTTCTAAGTAGATGCATTAATTTTGGGGTgcgatatccacacacccctttttactttgacacacctttttaatttttggctgCCGGATCGGACAAATTtaagaagatcaaaggacagaaattaacaaggggtgtgtgagaatgagaagtaaaaaagagtgtgtggatagcacaccccttaacTTTTTTATATTATGGTGCATATAGGGCAACAATGTGGTTTTATGATCCAAACCGTCTAATTATTAATCACTCCTTACACGATCATCCTTGAAAAATGAACCAAATCAGAAATCATTAATCCTCTAAATTTTCTCTAAACTTCATCAcataaaaagaaagataaacACAGTGTTATAACAAACATTAGAACTTGTCATgataatatataaaaaagaaCACTCTCCTTATCATATAATTACTTGCCTATATTTGTTTGAACTGTTGTCCTTACCATATATTATTCTTTTCAGGTCTTGCGAGGGGATAACAGTTCTCTggcaaatgacattcggaaggAAATGAAGGTAGTTATGTAGAGTAAAATTGAAGCCTGAACTTGATTGAAATCTATGTCTATatgcaaattcaaataaaagTTGCAATTCATTTTTTGTTGACAAAGATACTTTACCAAACTAACTTGTTAGTATTCATATATTTAGTAGTACTATTTCGTTTGGTTACATTGGAAGGGATCAAAACTCTGATCTATCCCATTCACAGCTATTCGCGACCCCTCCCTTGACCCTTGGATTTATTTAGTAGGACTTAATTATGGAGGTTAATTTGCTGAAGACTGAACTCTCACTGACCATTGCATGGCTTAACCATAGGAACTTGCACTTTGAACTTTTCCAGGCATTAAATGGGAAGCTGTTAAGGACCAAAGATAAGAACACTAGGAGGGAAATCCAGAAGGAGCTTAGAACTCTTTCTAGGGAAGAGCGTAAAAGGCAGCAGCTGGCTGTAACAGATGTAATAAAAAATGCAGATGTAATTTTGACAACTTTGACTGGGGCATCTTCTCGCAAGCTCGACAATACTTCATTTGATTTGGTAATCATTGATGAAGCTGCTCAGGCACTTGAGATAGCATGCTGGATGGCTCTACTAAAGGTAATGCTCTAATACAAAGGTATGTACATAAACATGTGCACAAAAATTTGCATATGTATTTCCATAAAATGCCCGTTCATGCCATATGCCTGCTGGTTAGTGATCTTCaaagaaatgttttgggttttcttttagAAAGTTGGTCACTTGAGGACTCTAAAATTCAAGACAAGAATAAGTGAAATATTGAAACTACAGCAGCGCTTTATGGAAAAGGACGCTGTTTATTGTAtgattgaaagaaaagagaaggtctttaataattttaaattaatgaaaacccaaaaccagaAAGTTTTATTGTTAGGAATTTTTGTTATACATGTACAGCTGGTCCCAAAATTCACTTTAAAGTATCTGAGTTCATTGTTTTAGGGTTCAAGATGTATACTTGCAGGCGACCATCTTCAGCTTCCTCCTACCATTCAGAGTGCTGAAGCTGAGAAGAAAGGTCTAGGAAGGACCCTCTTTGAACGCCTTGCAGACATATATGGAAATGAAGTCATGTCTATGCTCACTGTCCAGTACCGCATGCACAAGCGGATCATGGATTGGTCAT is part of the Malus domestica chromosome 12, GDT2T_hap1 genome and encodes:
- the LOC103413600 gene encoding uncharacterized protein isoform X2, which encodes MEGWKTKQKSPALTLQQFISTTAPLIDLEKEAEISASITTGSFRNLDTAQKKGSTILNLKCVDAQTGLMGKSLLEFQSTKADVLPPHKFSTHDVVVLKPNKADLGAPALGQGVVYRLKDSSITIAFDDVPEDGLNSPLRLEKLGNEVTYRRMKDAMIQLSKGVQKGPASDLIPVLFGERTPTVSKKDVTFTPFNKNLDHSQRDAISKALSSKNVFLLHGPPGTGKTTTVVEIILQEVKRGSKILACAASNIAVDNIVERLARHKVKLVRLGHPARLLPQVLDSALDAQVLRGDNSSLANDIRKEMKALNGKLLRTKDKNTRREIQKELRTLSREERKRQQLAVTDVIKNADVILTTLTGASSRKLDNTSFDLVIIDEAAQALEIACWMALLKGSRCILAGDHLQLPPTIQSAEAEKKGLGRTLFERLADIYGNEVMSMLTVQYRMHKRIMDWSSKELYNSKIKAHSSVAGHMLLDLEDVKTTSSTEPTLLLIDTAGCDMEEKKDEEESTLNEGEADVAIAHAKRLVQSGVQASDIGIITPYAAQVVLLRMLRSNDDKLKDLEISTVDGFQGREKEAIIISMVRSNSKKEVGFLKDHRRMNVAVTRARRQCCLVCDTETAFTNWLCLVIDTIPHGYSSSKIFHCF
- the LOC103413600 gene encoding uncharacterized protein isoform X1; its protein translation is MEGWKTKQKSPALTLQQFISTTAPLIDLEKEAEISASITTGSFRNLDTAQKKGSTILNLKCVDAQTGLMGKSLLEFQSTKADVLPPHKFSTHDVVVLKPNKADLGAPALGQGVVYRLKDSSITIAFDDVPEDGLNSPLRLEKLGNEVTYRRMKDAMIQLSKGVQKGPASDLIPVLFGERTPTVSKKDVTFTPFNKNLDHSQRDAISKALSSKNVFLLHGPPGTGKTTTVVEIILQEVKRGSKILACAASNIAVDNIVERLARHKVKLVRLGHPARLLPQVLDSALDAQVLRGDNSSLANDIRKEMKALNGKLLRTKDKNTRREIQKELRTLSREERKRQQLAVTDVIKNADVILTTLTGASSRKLDNTSFDLVIIDEAAQALEIACWMALLKGSRCILAGDHLQLPPTIQSAEAEKKGLGRTLFERLADIYGNEVMSMLTVQYRMHKRIMDWSSKELYNSKIKAHSSVAGHMLLDLEDVKTTSSTEPTLLLIDTAGCDMEEKKDEEESTLNEGEADVAIAHAKRLVQSGVQASDIGIITPYAAQVVLLRMLRSNDDKLKDLEISTVDGFQGREKEAIIISMVRSNSKKEVGFLKDHRRMNVAVTRARRQCCLVCDTETVSSDAFLKRLIEYFEEHGEYLSASEYSNE
- the LOC103413600 gene encoding uncharacterized protein isoform X3, producing the protein MGKSLLEFQSTKADVLPPHKFSTHDVVVLKPNKADLGAPALGQGVVYRLKDSSITIAFDDVPEDGLNSPLRLEKLGNEVTYRRMKDAMIQLSKGVQKGPASDLIPVLFGERTPTVSKKDVTFTPFNKNLDHSQRDAISKALSSKNVFLLHGPPGTGKTTTVVEIILQEVKRGSKILACAASNIAVDNIVERLARHKVKLVRLGHPARLLPQVLDSALDAQVLRGDNSSLANDIRKEMKALNGKLLRTKDKNTRREIQKELRTLSREERKRQQLAVTDVIKNADVILTTLTGASSRKLDNTSFDLVIIDEAAQALEIACWMALLKGSRCILAGDHLQLPPTIQSAEAEKKGLGRTLFERLADIYGNEVMSMLTVQYRMHKRIMDWSSKELYNSKIKAHSSVAGHMLLDLEDVKTTSSTEPTLLLIDTAGCDMEEKKDEEESTLNEGEADVAIAHAKRLVQSGVQASDIGIITPYAAQVVLLRMLRSNDDKLKDLEISTVDGFQGREKEAIIISMVRSNSKKEVGFLKDHRRMNVAVTRARRQCCLVCDTETVSSDAFLKRLIEYFEEHGEYLSASEYSNE